A window of Buchnera aphidicola (Cinara laricifoliae) genomic DNA:
GAATATACTGCGTATTTAATACACCATTTTTTTTAGATACAAGGATTTAAAAAATGTTTTTAATTGATACTCATTGTCATATTAATCATTTAAATAATAATAGCCAATCACCAGAATTAGATTCTGTATTAAAACAAGCTTATAATAAAAATGTAAAACTATTTCTATCTATTTCTACTTCTATACAAGACTTCTATCACTTATACAAATATACATATCAATATAAAAATATATTGTTATCATGTGGATTACATCCTAATTATACACATACAAATAATGATTTAGAAGTTATGAAATTACTTGCAAAAAACGATAAAGTTATTGCGATTGGAGAAACAGGATTAGATTTTTATAGAAATAAAAAAACAAAAAAAATACAAAAAAAATTATTTGAATATCATATATATATATCTAATAAAATAAACAAACCTATTATTATTCATAATAGACAGGCTGATAATGAAATATTCAGTATATTAAAATCTAATAAAAATAAATTATGTTCAGGAATAATACATTCATTTACAGGAAATATAGATTTAGCAAGAAAATTATTAGATATAGGATTTTATATATCATTTTCTGGAATTATTACTTTTAAAAAATCAAATGATTTAAGATCGATATTAAGATTTATACCATTAAATAGATTATGTATAGAAACAGATTCCCCATATTTATCTCCTGAACCATATCGTGGAATAAATAATCAACCATATTTACTATATTATATAGCTAAAAATATTCAAGAATACTTAAAAATAGATTTTTTAGAATTTACTCATATACTAAATAAAAACTTTTTTAAACTTTTTAAAATCAATAAAGAGATACACAAAATAATAAATAAAATATCATATAAAAATGATATCTAACAATAATTTATTTTTTAAATTAAAATATAAAATAAAAAATTTTCATTAATAAAATTATTATATGAATATCTATAAAAATAGATAATTTATTTATGTATATAATTTTTATACTTAAATTATTATTAATAATATTAATTAATATTTTCAAATAAAAGGAATATAAAATTAAATAATAAATTCATTATACTATTTTTAAAAGTTATTTAAAAATCTGCACGTCCTACTGTTCGTGGAAAAGGAATAGCTTCCCTAATATTTTTAATACCTGTAATAAATACTATTAACCGTTCTAAACCTAAACCAAAACCAGCATGAGGGACTGTTCCATATCTTCTTAAATCTTGATACCAATCATAATCTTTTTTATTTAATCCTATTTGATTCATTCTAGAATCTAAATATTCAATTCTATCTTCTCGTTCAGATCCACCAATAATTTCACCTACCTGAGGGATTAAGATATCAAAAGCAGCAACAGTTTTTTCATCATTATTTACTTTCATATAAAATGCTTTTAACATCTTTGGATAATTAGTAATTATAATAGGCGCTTTAAAATAAATATTTACTAAATATTTTTCTTGATTAGAAGATAAATCTTGTCCCCATAAAATTTTATCAGTAATAATATCTTTATTTTTTAATAAAATATTAATAACATCAGTATATTCTATAATTATAAATTTAGTATTTATAAAACTATTAAGACGAGAAATAATATTTTTATCAATTGTTTGTTGTAAAAACAGTAATTCTGAAATACAATTATTTAATACATAAAAAATAGAATTTTTCAATAATTTTTCTGCAAAAATAGATATATCATTAATATTTGAAAAAGATTTTTCTACCTCTAACATCCAAAATTCTGTCAAATGTTTTTTAGTATTAGAATTTTCAGCTCGAAAAGTAGGACCTAAAGAATATACTTTCGATAATGCGCATGCATATGCTTCTAGTGTTAATTGTCCAGAAACTGTTAAAAATACTTTTTTTTTAAAAAAATCTATTTTTTTATTATCATTATATTCAATGGATTTATGATTATTAATATCTAACATAGATACTTTAAACATAGATCCTGCTCCTTCTGCATTAATACTTGTAATAATAGGAGTTGATACCCATAAATACCCATATTTATTAAGAAATTGATTTAATGATTGAAAAACTACATTTCTAATTCTAGAAATCGTACTAATTAAATTAGTACGCGGCCGTAAATGACAAAAATTTCTAATATACTCTATAGTATGTTTTTTAGCAGAAATAGGATATAAATTAGGATGATCTATCCATCCAAGTACACTAATACGTTGCGCTTGAATCTCATATACTTGTAAATGTCCTTTAGATAACGTTAAAGTACCTGAAATTATAACAGAACAGCCAATAGTTAATTTTATAATTTCAGTATAATAATTAGATAAATATTTTGATGCAATGATCTGTATAGTATGTATTGATGAACCATCATATACTGTTAAAAACGATATCCCTATTTTAGATATTCTATTATTACGTATCCAGCCATGAATAGTAACAAATTTATGTAAATTATTATTTTTCATATAAATATCAGATATATATGTTTTTTTCATAACTTTTTCCTATTAAATATATAAAATATATATTTTTATAATGAATGTAAAATAATTTAATTAATTGTAATAACAATAAAAATTATTATAAAAATAAAATATTTATATATAAAATTAATTTTTAATTTATATCAAAAAAGCATAAATGTATAAATTGCAAAAATATCATTTAATAGTTTATATAAAATTTTTTGTTTATACTACATTAATGATGTAGTATATCTGTACTACTACTACAGCAGTAGTTTATATATAAAAAATAAAATTAACAATAAATATTCATATTATTTAAAATAAAAGCAATACTTTAAATTTAAACTAATAAAAATATCATCATGATTTATACATCACTATATATTTTTAAAATAAAAATTATTTATAATAAATTTTATATAAATTAAAAACTTATTTGTATAATATTTTTTTACATTTTAAACAACAACATGAATTTAATTTAATCGAACATGTTCTACATTGAATAAATAAACGATGACAGAAATTATTAAAACAATTTATATGTGTACGATCTGTATATTTTTTACAATTAATACATTGAGATAAAACATCATCAGTAATTTTTTCTGATAAACGAGCATCAAAAACAAAAATTTTTCCTTTAAAATAATTAGATAAATTATATTTTTTAACTTGTTTAATATAACTTAAAATTCCACCATATATATGGTAAACATTAGAAAATCCATAATATTTTAATAATGCAGTAGATTTTTCACAACGAATACCTCCTGTACAATACATAACAATTTTTTTATTTTTATATATTTTTAAATATTCTGGTAATTTTTCTAATTGCTCACGAAAAGTTTTAGCTGGTACAGTTATAGCGTTACTAAAATGTCCTATTTCATATTCATAACTATTACGCATATCTAAAAATATATAATCTGGATCAAAAAAATATTTATTTACCAATAGAGCATTTAAATAAATTCCTCGATTACGCTGATGAAAATAAAAATCTTTAATTTTACTCGATACAATTTGTTTTTTAATCGTAATTCTTAAATCCCAAAAAGCTATCTTTTTATTTTCAATGGTGTAATTTATATACATACGTTTAGTTTTTTTATTAATTCTTTTAAAAAAATGTTTAATATATTTGTATTGTATAATAGGAACACTAATTAATGCATTAATTCCTTCTTCTGAAATATAAATTCGACCTAAAATATTTTTATTTTCTAATTTTAATTTAATTAAATTTAATAATTTTTTAGGATCTATAACAAAAAAATATTTATAAAAAGACAGAATAATATTTCTATGACTAATAGAATGTAAATAAATATTTTTTAAATTAGTTTGAGAATTTTTTTTTATTATTTTATACATAATATATAACCAATTTGACGTTAACAAAACATTAATTATTATAAAAATAATTTATAAAAATAAATAATAAATCCATATAATAAATTTATTTTTAAAATTTAATAATTTTTATTATTACGAGATTTTTAAATAATCTTTTTTCTGATTAATAATATTTTTTAAAGAATTTTCAAGACTAATCAATAATGATTTTTTTTCTAATATAAAACATGACGGTGCCTTGATTAAAAAATCTTTATTTAATAATAAAAATTTAATTTTTTTAATTTTTTTATTAATTGATATAATTTTTTTATTAATTCGGTTTAATTCTATATTAATATTTAAATGTGAATCAATTAAAATAAATATTTCTGTATTATCAATAACTCGCATGATATAAGAAGAACAATCATCTAAATCTGTAATTTCAATCAAACAATCTAAATAAGCAATTTTTTTTAATAAAACATTATTTTCATATAAAAAAACCCTTTGATTTATAGAAATATTTTTTAAATATACTTTTAATAATTTTGTATGTTTAACTTTTGTATCTACTCTAATACAACGCAAAATAGAAATAATTTTCTTAAACCACGACATGAATTTAATAATATACTTATTACAAAACATAATATTATATTGTGGAAATTTATTTAAAAAAATATTAGAATTAAGTTCTATATTTAATTTATATACAATATTCCAAATATATGTCGTAATAAATGGCATAATAGGATGTGTTATCAACAACAATGAACTTAATACATACAATAAAGTATTTTTAATTTGATTTTTTTCATAATCTAAACCCAATTGTAAAATTGGTTTTATCATTTCTAAATATTGATCGCAAAATATATTCCATATAAATTTATATAATAATACCGATAAACGATCAAATCTAAATAACTTTAAAAAACAATGATATTTTTTAATAACATTATTTAACTTAATATAAATCCATTGATCTAGTAAAAGGGTAGAAATATTTTTTTTTAAAAATATATTATTTTTTATATTTTTTATTACAAAACGACTAGCATGCCATATTTTATTACAAAAATTTTGATATCCTTTTAAACGATTCATATTCCAATTAATGTTTCTACTAGTAGTAGCTAAAGATATAAAATTATATCTTACTGCATCAACACTATGAACGCAAATTCCATTTGGAAAATTTTTTATAGTATTTAATTTAACTATTTCAGATGTTTTATTGTGAATTAAATTTTTTGTTCTTTTTTTAATTAATTCTTTTAAACTAATTCCATCAATCATATCTAAAGGATCCAATACATTACCATAAGATTTAGACATTTTACGGCCATCTTCATCTCGTATTAATCCTGTAAAATACACTTTTTTAAAAGGAATTTGTGGATTTCCATATTTATCCTTTACAATATGCATAGTTATCATAATCATTCGAGCAATCCAAAAAAAAATGATATCAAAACCACAAACTAAAATATCAGTAGGATGAAACATAGATAATTTTTTGTTATTAATAGGCCAACCCAAACCAGCAAATGTCCATAAACTTGAAGAAAACCAAGTGTCTAATACATCTGGATCTTGATTAAGCATGATATCTTTATTTAAAGAATATTCTTTTCGAATAGATTCTTCATTTTCTCCTACATAAATATTATCTTGTAAATCATACCATACTGGAATTTGATGTCCCCACCATAATTGACGAGAAATACACCAATCTTGAATATTATTCATCCATGATAAAAACATGTTTGTATATTGTTTAGGCACAAAAACAATTTTTTTTTCTTTTACTGCATTAATCGCTGTAATAGATAATAATTTAGTACTTAAGTACCATTGATTTGTTAATTTAGGTTCTAAAATTACACCACTTCTATCTCCATACGGAATACTATTTTTACAAATAACAGATTTTTTTAATAATCCTATTTTTTTTAATATTAACAAAATTTTTTTACGTACAATAAAGCGATCAAGAGACCGAAAATCTTTCGGAACAAAACAATCAAATATTTTTATTTTTTTTCCATTATAATCAAAAACATTTAATTTATTTAATATTTTACCATCTTTTGTAAAAATATCGATCAT
This region includes:
- a CDS encoding valine--tRNA ligase translates to MNKNFDFTLIEKKVQKIWKKNKLYCHQNNDVKNNNFCIMVPPPNITGYLHMGHAFQQTIMDVLIRYYRMSGKNTLLQMGTDHAGIATQMVVERRLLKKEGKNKNSYSRKEFISKIFDWKKKSESIMFNQIKRLGHLINWKKVRFTLDSDFSIAVKKVFIMLYKDGLIYRNKKLIYWDSKFQTVVSDLEVENRIGNNTMWYIEYFLIYDCNHIKFTDKKSVVIATTRPETLLGDTALAVHPDDIRYKKYIGCFVKVPLINRIIPIIGDVSIDMSKGTGCMKVTPAHDFNDYNIGQRNKLPMIDIFTKDGKILNKLNVFDYNGKKIKIFDCFVPKDFRSLDRFIVRKKILLILKKIGLLKKSVICKNSIPYGDRSGVILEPKLTNQWYLSTKLLSITAINAVKEKKIVFVPKQYTNMFLSWMNNIQDWCISRQLWWGHQIPVWYDLQDNIYVGENEESIRKEYSLNKDIMLNQDPDVLDTWFSSSLWTFAGLGWPINNKKLSMFHPTDILVCGFDIIFFWIARMIMITMHIVKDKYGNPQIPFKKVYFTGLIRDEDGRKMSKSYGNVLDPLDMIDGISLKELIKKRTKNLIHNKTSEIVKLNTIKNFPNGICVHSVDAVRYNFISLATTSRNINWNMNRLKGYQNFCNKIWHASRFVIKNIKNNIFLKKNISTLLLDQWIYIKLNNVIKKYHCFLKLFRFDRLSVLLYKFIWNIFCDQYLEMIKPILQLGLDYEKNQIKNTLLYVLSSLLLITHPIMPFITTYIWNIVYKLNIELNSNIFLNKFPQYNIMFCNKYIIKFMSWFKKIISILRCIRVDTKVKHTKLLKVYLKNISINQRVFLYENNVLLKKIAYLDCLIEITDLDDCSSYIMRVIDNTEIFILIDSHLNINIELNRINKKIISINKKIKKIKFLLLNKDFLIKAPSCFILEKKSLLISLENSLKNIINQKKDYLKIS
- the asnS gene encoding asparagine--tRNA ligase, whose product is MKKTYISDIYMKNNNLHKFVTIHGWIRNNRISKIGISFLTVYDGSSIHTIQIIASKYLSNYYTEIIKLTIGCSVIISGTLTLSKGHLQVYEIQAQRISVLGWIDHPNLYPISAKKHTIEYIRNFCHLRPRTNLISTISRIRNVVFQSLNQFLNKYGYLWVSTPIITSINAEGAGSMFKVSMLDINNHKSIEYNDNKKIDFFKKKVFLTVSGQLTLEAYACALSKVYSLGPTFRAENSNTKKHLTEFWMLEVEKSFSNINDISIFAEKLLKNSIFYVLNNCISELLFLQQTIDKNIISRLNSFINTKFIIIEYTDVINILLKNKDIITDKILWGQDLSSNQEKYLVNIYFKAPIIITNYPKMLKAFYMKVNNDEKTVAAFDILIPQVGEIIGGSEREDRIEYLDSRMNQIGLNKKDYDWYQDLRRYGTVPHAGFGLGLERLIVFITGIKNIREAIPFPRTVGRADF
- a CDS encoding rhodanese-related sulfurtransferase yields the protein MYKIIKKNSQTNLKNIYLHSISHRNIILSFYKYFFVIDPKKLLNLIKLKLENKNILGRIYISEEGINALISVPIIQYKYIKHFFKRINKKTKRMYINYTIENKKIAFWDLRITIKKQIVSSKIKDFYFHQRNRGIYLNALLVNKYFFDPDYIFLDMRNSYEYEIGHFSNAITVPAKTFREQLEKLPEYLKIYKNKKIVMYCTGGIRCEKSTALLKYYGFSNVYHIYGGILSYIKQVKKYNLSNYFKGKIFVFDARLSEKITDDVLSQCINCKKYTDRTHINCFNNFCHRLFIQCRTCSIKLNSCCCLKCKKILYK
- a CDS encoding TatD family hydrolase: MFLIDTHCHINHLNNNSQSPELDSVLKQAYNKNVKLFLSISTSIQDFYHLYKYTYQYKNILLSCGLHPNYTHTNNDLEVMKLLAKNDKVIAIGETGLDFYRNKKTKKIQKKLFEYHIYISNKINKPIIIHNRQADNEIFSILKSNKNKLCSGIIHSFTGNIDLARKLLDIGFYISFSGIITFKKSNDLRSILRFIPLNRLCIETDSPYLSPEPYRGINNQPYLLYYIAKNIQEYLKIDFLEFTHILNKNFFKLFKINKEIHKIINKISYKNDI